The nucleotide window ACCAGGGCAAGGCAAACCTTTCCCAGCATAACCATTACGATTTAAGCGTAATGAAACCTTTTGTAAAATTTGGCATTGGTGCCATGGGCGCCATTGCACATACCCTGGTGGGCATTGTAAAAGCCATACCAAAACCGCACGATAACCATGATGAGAAACCAGGAGAGGGTAAAATTATTAAGATTTCATAAATAGCTTTTATTTAAAAAGCTGGTGCTGAACCACATCAGTTTTTTTATTGGTAATGTTAATTATTCAATATAACATTTTTGTTTTGGTTAAAAACCAATAGCTTTACTGTAGTAAAAAACCACTTTCCAGCGCGCAAGCCGGCATTTTCTAAAGTTTATTAAACCATTCATAATCAAATATATTTATTCACATTGCTTGTTAATATTGTGTTAGCATCGGCGCTCTCCTTGTGCATATCTTGTTGACAAAAAGGATATTATCTTACTAAACAATAAATTTAACTACATGTTATTTTATTGTTGTATTTGATGGAAAAATAAAACTTGAACTTATGAACGCGTTTTATCAAAAACTTACCCAATTTGGCACATTGGTACATACCAGCAGTAGTGTAAAAAAAATGGATATGGCCAATTATTTTACCGTGATGCACCCGGCACATCCCATCATAAATGATGAGGAAAGCCCTCGCCCGGCAATACGGTTTGAAGAAAAGTGCCCCCGCGCCGTAAAGCGCGAAGTAGCTATACTATGGAAGATGGTGTTTGGAAGGTAAGTTTTAGTAGCAAGTGATGAGTTCTGGGTCTTCCAACCGAACTCAAGACTATGGACTCACAACTGTAAAACTGATAAATGGTCACTACTTATTTACCTTTCTACTACAAATAAGGGCGTTAAAATGTGTATCTTTGCACCATCAAAAAACAATTTCAAAATATTTAATGAAGGTATTTATTTCAGGACTGCCCTTACAGGTTGGAGAGGGCGAATTAACAGAAGTTTTTAGTGATTTCGGGCCGGTAAAATCGCTCCGCATCATTAAAGATCATCAAACCAAACAAAGCAAAGGCTTTGGTTTCGTAGAAATGGTAAATGAAGACGAAGCTAAAGAAGCAATTAAACACATGAATGGCCAACGTTACTACGAGAATATTATCCGTGTTAACGTTGCCGAAGATAAAGGCCCACGCCCGTCAAACGGTGGCAATGGCAGCCGTAAGCCAAGGTTCTAAACCTGGCACTACAGCACAATTCATTATACAAAATCATGAGCCGGTACCGTCCGGCTTTTTTTATGGAACTTACCCTACTCTCCCAAAAGGAGAGACGATTGTACACGCCCTACTAATCTCTGATTAACTAATCTCTAATCTCCAACCTACTCCTCTTCATAAACAATCTTCACCTGCACGTGCAGGTCATCGTTTACACGGGCAAACTGTTTGGGATTGCGTGTAAAATCTGGGTCGGTATCTAAATATATTTCGGTTACCTTAATAACCTGCGGGTCAAATTCGTTGCCTGTAGCGTATTCATATTCGGCATGGTGCTCCAGGTATTCTTTTATATGCTGGTACTCCTTACCGGTTACCATTATTGTCTTTTCTGCTTTCATTATTATTTAATTTGTCCCTATTAAATTTCTTTTTTGTTAATATATATCCCACACCTGCTTCACAGTTGCGCCCTTCACATCCCTAACTCAATATATCCGCAATCTCGTTAAAGCCTTTCTCTTTAGCTAAATCGGCGGGTAGTTTACCCCCCTCCATACGGGTGTTCACTTCGGCGCCATGTTCCAGCAGCATGATCAGGATATCTACGTTGCCATTTTGTGCGGCCGAATGCAGCGGTGTTGTACCGGCCTGCTGTTTTACATTTACCTGCGCGCCGTTGCTAAGCAGCATACGGGTAATATCGGTATAATTACCAGCCACAGCCGAATGGATAGGATACACATGAAAACCATTGTTTGATGGCAAGTTTACATCGGCGCCTTTAAGCACCAGGTAACGCGCTACCTCGGCCTGACCAAAATAGCAGGCTAAGCCAAGCGGAGTGAACCCATCGGGTGCATAATCGTTAACCGAATCGGGGTGATTGGTAATTACATAAGCTACCACATCAAACTTACCTACCGCCGCGGCTTCAAACAGGTTTATCTCATCAACAAACTTCAGCAACAGGTTGGCTACCTCGGGCTTGCGAAAGTAACAGGCCAGCATTAATGGCGATACCCCATGCGTAGTTTGCGCTTTGGCAAGTTCAGGCGTATTTGTTAATAAGGTATTAATGCTGTGCAAATCGCCGGCGGCAATATATTCTTCCAGTTTGTCGGTATTCATTAAATCAATAATACGGAAAAATTATGATTTGATTACATCGATTGTGGGATGATTTCACCGATGGAGTGTACTGCCGACATGATTGTCAGTGCACAGCCTGTTAAACCTAAACGCGATTGCAGCGGAAAGCCCACAGGAAGCGTAGCGAACGAGGACTTGTAGCGGAAAGCGGGGCTGCCCTTGCCATGAAATATAAACGTTCATTTTCCAAAAAGTATGCCATATTTAACTTGTTTCAGCCAATCGCGGAGTGGCTAATTCGTTACAGATGGGATGCCGAAACAAGTTCGGCATGACGTTAAAAAGAATGTTAAATCCAAAATAAATAAAATCCTGCCCCGATATATGTTTTATCTATTAACTTTATATTTGCGATATATTGCTCATACAGAATGCCGGTAAAAGGAAATCAGTTTAAAACAAATACGTTTAAGGGGGATAGGGATGAACCCGGGCAGGATAAACCCAGGAGCAGCAGCCAAAGACCTGCAAAACCACGCGGAGAAAGTATGCCTTCGTTCAATTTTGAGAGCGGTAAGCTTATTAAAATTACAGGGTTACTTTTATTGGTTACCTCTATCTTTTTCCTTATCGCCTTTACATCGTACCTGTTTACCTGGCAGGAAGACCAAAGTTATGTATCGCCGGCAAATGGTGGCTGGCACAACCTGTTTAAAACCACCCAGGAATTATTAGATAGCGGCATAAAAGACCCGGTAGTGAACAATTGGCTGGGTAAACTGGGCGCATTATTAGCTAACCAGTTTATTTACGAGTGGTTTGGTGTTTCATCGTTCCTGTTCATCGGCGTTTTCTTTATTATTGGTTACCGTCTGCTATTTAGGGTTAAGCTTTATTCTATTCCAAAAACCTTGGGCTACGCCTTTTTTGGCATTATATTCTTTTCATTGGCCATTGGTTTTGTACATGGTTTTGTAAGCGATTACGCGCACTACCTGGAAGGCGAATTTGGTTTTTGGAGTAACCGCCTGCTGGATGCGCAAATAGGCCAGGCCGGGGTTGGTTTTGGGCTATTGTTTGTTGTGCTGGTATTTTTAGTGATAGCCTACAATATTGATTTTAAATTACCGCAACGCACTAAAGAGCCGGTACTTGCCGGCGATTTAAGCGGTATGACACCGGAAGCTATTGAACTGTTGGACGAGGAAGTATCAGAACCGGTAGAATGGAAGAAGAACGGGCGCGAGCATGTACCCATTAATACTGAAAAGCTTCAGCAGCCAAATGTATCTGTCCGCCCGGTTAATTTTGATGAGGACGATGACGAGCCTGCTGTACCGCGAAACACTAACCTTGAAACACAGAACACCCTGCGCCACGACCCGGTGACCCTGATGCCGGAACTGACCGCTGAGCCCGAAGCCGGAAGCGACATTCCACTCACGGTTGAGACCGAGCGCCCTACCCCAATTACCAGCATTGAACAAAGCGATACTGGCCAAACGGCTAATGCATTGGTAGAACAATTTGGCACATTTGACCCTAAGCTTGATCTGTCCAGCTATAAATATCCTACGCTCGATCTGCTGGAAAATCACGGGTCGAACAAAATCAGTGTAAACTCGGAAGAGTTGGAAGCCAACAAGAATAAGATTGTTGAAACGCTGAACCATTATAACATTGAGATAGACAAGATAAAGGCCACCATTGGGCCAACAGTTACCTTGTACGAGATCATCCCAGCGCCTGGTGTGCGTATCTCTAAGATCAAAAACCTTGAGGATGATATTGCCTTAAGCCTTGCGGCTTTGGGTATCCGTATTATCGCGCCAATGCCGGGTAAGGGTACTATTGGTATTGAAGTGCCTAACCAAAACCCAGAGATGGTTTCCATGCGATCTGTTTTGGCTACCGAAAAGTGGCAGAACAATACCATGGATTTGCCTATTGCCTTGGGTAAAACCATCAGTAACGAGGTATTTATTGCCGATCTGGCTAAGATGCCGCACTTACTTGTCGCGGGTGCTACCGGTCAGGGTAAATCGGTTGGTATTAATGCCATATTAGTTTCGCTGTTATATAAACGCCACCCTGCCGAACTGAAATTTGTATTGGTTGACCCAAAAAAGGTTGAGCTAACGCTTTTCCGCAAAATAGAGCGCCACTTTTTGGCTAAACTACCCGATGAGGCCGACGCGGTTATTACCGATACCAAAAAGGTGGTAAACACGCTAAACTCGCTGTGTATTGAGATGGACCAGCGTTATGATCTGCTGAAAGATGCCGGCGTGCGTAACTTGAAAGAGTACAACACCAAATTTATTAACCGGAAACTGAACCCGAATGATGGTCACCGTTTCCTCCCATTCATAGTACTGATTGTTGATGAGTTTGCCGATTTGATGATGACCGCCGGCAAGGAAGTAGAAACCCCAATTGCCCGATTGGCGCAGCTGGCCCGTGCCATTGGGATACATTTGGTAATTGCTACCCAGCGGCCATCGGTAAATGTGATTACAGGTACTATTAAGGCCAATTTCCCGGCACGTTTGGCGTTCAGGGTATTATCTAAAATAGATTCACGCACCATATTGGATTCGGGAGGTGCCGACCAGCTGATTGGTCGCGGGGATATGCTCCTGTCAACCGGCAGCGACTTGATACGCTTACAGTGTGCCTTTGTGGATACTCCTGAAGTTGAAAAAATTGCCGACTTTATTGGCGCGCAACGGGGTTACCCATCAGCCTTGTTATTGCCTGAATTTGTGGGTGAAGGTGAAGCCAGCAGCCCGAAAGAATTTGACCCGGACGATCGCGACCCGATGTTTGAAGATGCAGCCCGGTTGATCGTTTTGCACCAGCAGGGTTCCACCTCGCTTATTCAGCGTAAGCTTAAATTGGGCTATAACCGTGCCGGTCGCATCATAGACCAGTTGGAAGCCGCAGGTATAGTTGGCCCATTTGAAGGCAGCAAAGCCCGCGATGTGCTATATCCTGATGAATACAGCCTGGAACGCCATTTGGAAAGT belongs to Mucilaginibacter boryungensis and includes:
- a CDS encoding RNA recognition motif domain-containing protein codes for the protein MKVFISGLPLQVGEGELTEVFSDFGPVKSLRIIKDHQTKQSKGFGFVEMVNEDEAKEAIKHMNGQRYYENIIRVNVAEDKGPRPSNGGNGSRKPRF
- a CDS encoding ankyrin repeat domain-containing protein, encoding MNTDKLEEYIAAGDLHSINTLLTNTPELAKAQTTHGVSPLMLACYFRKPEVANLLLKFVDEINLFEAAAVGKFDVVAYVITNHPDSVNDYAPDGFTPLGLACYFGQAEVARYLVLKGADVNLPSNNGFHVYPIHSAVAGNYTDITRMLLSNGAQVNVKQQAGTTPLHSAAQNGNVDILIMLLEHGAEVNTRMEGGKLPADLAKEKGFNEIADILS
- a CDS encoding FtsK/SpoIIIE family DNA translocase; the protein is MPVKGNQFKTNTFKGDRDEPGQDKPRSSSQRPAKPRGESMPSFNFESGKLIKITGLLLLVTSIFFLIAFTSYLFTWQEDQSYVSPANGGWHNLFKTTQELLDSGIKDPVVNNWLGKLGALLANQFIYEWFGVSSFLFIGVFFIIGYRLLFRVKLYSIPKTLGYAFFGIIFFSLAIGFVHGFVSDYAHYLEGEFGFWSNRLLDAQIGQAGVGFGLLFVVLVFLVIAYNIDFKLPQRTKEPVLAGDLSGMTPEAIELLDEEVSEPVEWKKNGREHVPINTEKLQQPNVSVRPVNFDEDDDEPAVPRNTNLETQNTLRHDPVTLMPELTAEPEAGSDIPLTVETERPTPITSIEQSDTGQTANALVEQFGTFDPKLDLSSYKYPTLDLLENHGSNKISVNSEELEANKNKIVETLNHYNIEIDKIKATIGPTVTLYEIIPAPGVRISKIKNLEDDIALSLAALGIRIIAPMPGKGTIGIEVPNQNPEMVSMRSVLATEKWQNNTMDLPIALGKTISNEVFIADLAKMPHLLVAGATGQGKSVGINAILVSLLYKRHPAELKFVLVDPKKVELTLFRKIERHFLAKLPDEADAVITDTKKVVNTLNSLCIEMDQRYDLLKDAGVRNLKEYNTKFINRKLNPNDGHRFLPFIVLIVDEFADLMMTAGKEVETPIARLAQLARAIGIHLVIATQRPSVNVITGTIKANFPARLAFRVLSKIDSRTILDSGGADQLIGRGDMLLSTGSDLIRLQCAFVDTPEVEKIADFIGAQRGYPSALLLPEFVGEGEASSPKEFDPDDRDPMFEDAARLIVLHQQGSTSLIQRKLKLGYNRAGRIIDQLEAAGIVGPFEGSKARDVLYPDEYSLERHLESLAGKGE